TCTTCAAACTTTACTTGCAGTTTTTCATTATTTTCCAAACGCCACTTCAACGTACGCAAATGAAACTCACCTTGCCCATGTATAATGGTCTGACGCAATTCTTTGGACTGGTCTATTATCCATGTCGGATCTTCCTCACGCATGCGGTTCAGAGCCACCATCATTTTCTCGGTATCAGCTTCATTCAAAGGCTTGATGGCCCGTGAATATTTGGAATTAGGATATTTGATGAAGTTGAACCGATTTTCAGCCCCCTTTCCATTCAACGTATTACCGGTGTGCACGTCTTTCAGCTTTACAGTACAGCCAATGTCACCTGCCACCATCTCTTCTACTTTAATACGGTTGGAACCTGCACAAGCATAAATCTGCGCGATGCGTTCCTTAGATCCACGGTCCGCATTCGTAAAGTCATCACCTTCATGTACTTTGCCACTCATTACTTTAAAGTATTGCACATCACCAATATGTGGCTCAACAGCGGTCTTAAAGAAATACAATGAAGCCGGACCGTCCGCCTCCGGTTTCACCACTTCTCCGCGTGTGTTGTGCACCGGAGGCATTTCATCTACAAACGGAACTACATTACCCAAGAATTCCATCAGGCGGCGTACTCCCATATCTTTTCCGGCACAGACACAGAACACCGGAAACATGCCGCGAGAAGCCAGGCCTTTACGGATTCCCTCACGCATTTCATCCTCACTCAAGGAGTCTTGTTCAAAGAACTTTTCCATCAAACTTTCATCGTGTTCGGCAGCGGCTTCTACCAATGCTTTGTGCAATGCGTTCGCTTTTTCCATTTCTTCGGCCGGAACATCCTCAATCGTGGGAGCTCCTCCTTCGGGTCCCCACGAATATTTCTTCATCAAAAGTACATCAATCAGCGAATTGAAATTCGGTCCGGTAGCCAACGGATATTGCACGGGCACTACCTTTGAACCATATATGGACTGCAACTGCTCCAATACCATATCATAATCACACTTTTCATTGTCAAGTTGATTTACGAGGAAAATGACCGGCTTACCCAGCTTCTCCGTATAGCGAAAATGGTTTTGTGTCCCAACCTCCGGACCATATTGCCCGTTCAGTAACAGGATAGCAGTATCAGTTACGTTCAATGCTGTCATTGCAGCTCCCACAAAGTCATCACTACCCGGGCAGTCTATGATATTCAACTTCTTACCGTTCCATTCCACATGGAAAACGGTGGAAAACACAGAATAGCCATATTCCTGTTCCACCGGAAAGTAATCACTGACTGTATTCTTGGCAGTAATCCTGCCTCTACGTTTTATAATACCACCCTCAAAGAGCAGTGCTTCTGTGAGAGTGGTTTTACCCGAGCCGTCATTGCCAAGAAGGGCAATGTTCTTAATTTCATTCGTCTGATATACTTTCATGACATTATAAGGTTATTAGTGAATAATTTGATATGCCTTCACATACCTTGATTTTAAGTGGAGCGCAAATTAGACATTAATTAAAAGAAAAGCAACAAAGGGCAGCATGTTATACAACACACCACCCTTTATCTAAAGATTTTATTTTACTTTTTTCACCAACCAGACATTAATTACAGTAAATCCTAAGCCCGTTCTACTAAAACCTCTTGAGATTTTTAGTAAAACTTTGGGGGATTTTTAGTAAAAATCCCCCAAAGTTTTACTAAAAGTTTTTCTCCCTCCGGAAGTAGTTTGTAGCAAGGCACAAAAGATAAAAGTCAACAGGCAGATATTCAAGAGTGCCGACGGCAAGTCTTCATAATGCAATGCCGGCACGTTTCCTTCTAAAAAAAAAGCGGAGCTGCACCTTGAAAATGGTCAAGTCTTCAAGATGCAGTCCGCCTATGTCAATACAATCCGCTTATTCCAGATCTATGGCATTCTTCACCGGAGAAAGGAGGAACGTAAATTCATAATCGCCATAAGGCAACAAATATTCCGGGCGGGCAATTCGTCCCCAACTGTCTTCGCAACCCAATCCCATCTGCACTTTATCAATGCAGAAGTTGGTAAGATCAGATTCTTCCACTTCGGGGGAGTGCCATTGCCGCTTTTCCAAACCTTCATCCAGCGACTCGATAGTATAGTGCAGGGCAGATGCGGAGAACGGAGCGCCAGCCGTCACCTGAATGCCTCTACCGGCGGCATTCAGCATCTTCCACCAACGTATGTCGGTTTTCGTACCGTTCTCCTGTGGACGGATGTAAGAATAGAACTGTTCGGATACGCTTTGACGATAAATGCCGAGATCGGCCGCATGGTTGCGATCGATGTAATTCTCTACGGGGCCACGACCGTAATATTCCACGGTTTCAAAGCTACGCGGCATCGGCATCTGCATACCAAAACGGAACATATTGGATATTTTTGCATTCTTGTCTGTCGTCATCTTCTGAGTGACCTTGATAGCACCGGCATTATTAATGACATAAGTCAAGCTCAGCGCAGCCGATACAGACGGCATGTCATAGACCGCTTCTGCGACAACCAGATCATTTTCCGTACGATGATTGAAAGAAATCAACTTCATCTCCGGCTTTTTCCAGGCAGCATATCTGCGCTGCAAACCGGCGCCGAAATCATTGTCCGTAGGAGCACGCCAGAAGTTGGGAGTCAGAGCCTCTCCTTCTTTAATCATATCCACACCATCCACTTCATATTTTGTCAGATAACCGCTACGTTTGCTGATCTCGACGCGGAAGGCATCATTAGAGACAATGAGATAGGCCCAGTCGCTATCCTGTACTTGCGGAGCCATGACAGGAATATTGGGAATTTCCATATTCTTCAGTTCCATTGCGGAAGCTTTATAAGGATTCAGAGTCAATTGATCCTTTGCCACAGCATGTCCGGCAGGCAGCAATCCTTCACGGTTCTTCAATTTATAGGAGATGTTGAGCAGCCATTCCTCACATTGGCAGATTTTGCCCAAATCCAGTTTAATTTTGGATGTCTGTCGCGGAGCAATATTCAAATCATCCACACGACCGGTACGTATCACCTTGCCGCCTTTCAGCACTTCCCATTCCAGATAATAGGCAGAAAGATCACGGAAGAAATATTCGTTGAATACATTGATTTCACCGTTTTTCAGATCGGAGGGAGTGGTCCAGATGTTTTGATAGATACGCCCCACCTCATACATGTGAGGATTGGGCACACGGTCGGGGCTTATAAGTCCATTGTCACAGAAGTTTCCATCGCTGGCATCAAAACGGTTGAAATCACCGCCATAAGCATAAATCATCTTACCATTCTTACCTGTCCAGCGTACAGACTGATCCACAAAATCCCAAATGAATCCCCCCTGATACTTGGGATATTTGCGAACCAAGTCCCAATATTCCTTGAAGCCGCCTTCAGAATTACCCATGGCGTGGGCATATTCACATTGAATCAGAGGCTTGTCGGCAGAAGCGTCCTCACAATATTTCCTGCAAGCGTCATAGCTATAATACATCGGGCAGAAAATATCAGTTTTACCCTTCCTGCCCGCCTGTTCATACTGCACCGCCCGGCTCGGATCTTCCGCCTTCACCCAATCATAGGCTGCCTCAAAGTTAGCACCATATCCGGCTTCATTGCCCAATGACCAAAAGATGATGCTGGGATGATTAAAGCCGCGTTGCACATTGCGTCGGTTACGCTCCAGATGCGCCTTTTTGTAGGCCGGATTCTTGGCAAGCGTCTTGTCGCCATAACCCATTCCATGCGATTCTACATTGGCTTCAGCCACTACATAGATTCCGTACTTGTCACAAAGGTCATACCAGAGGTTATCGTCAGGATAATGGCAGGTACGCACAGCATTGAGATTGAACTGTTTCATGATCTGGATGTCCTGCATCATACGTTCGGGCGAAACTACATATCCCCCATCAGGATCCATCTCGTGACGGTCGGCTCCTTTGAACAGGACAGGCTGCCCATTGACCAGAATTTGAGAGTCTTTCAGTTCAATCTTGCGGAAGCCCACTTTCACGGGAATCACTTCTCCACTTCCCTGAAGAATGGCACGCAAAGTATAGAGATAAGGAGTCTCCGCTGTCCATTTATGTGGATTCTCCACATTCATCACAACCGTGCCACTGCCATGCATCGTCTCTGCCGCAACTTGCTTGCCTGTTGCATCAAGCAATTCCATACCGACGTTGCCGCTTCCCTTCAAATTAAGTGTTACACGTAAAGAACCGTCCTTGTAATCTGCATCCAGATCGGGAATCACACGGATATCTTCAATCCGTTTCTTATCACGGGCATAAAGGTAGCAATTACGCCCTACACCACTGTAACGAAAAAAGTCCTGATCTTCCAAATAAGTACCGTCACACCAACGGAATACCTGAAAAGCAATCAGATTTTTCTGACCGGGCTTCAAATAGGGAGTCAGGTCGAATTCCGCTTCCAGCTTGCTGTCTTCACTATAGCCCACATAGCGACCGTTTACCCACAGATACATATTGGAAGTAACAGAACCGAAGTGTGCCACGATATCTTTGTCCTTCCAGTCGGCAGGCACTACAATCTCACGGCGATAAGAACCGACATGGTTGTTTTCCACAGGCACTTGGGGAGGATTATTCTTGAATTGATTACGCCAGGCATAGCCCACATTCACATAGATAGGATCACCAAAGCCGTTCAGCTCCCATACCCCGGGAACGGGCATATTGCTCCACCCCTTATCAT
Above is a window of Bacteroides helcogenes P 36-108 DNA encoding:
- a CDS encoding elongation factor G, which encodes MKVYQTNEIKNIALLGNDGSGKTTLTEALLFEGGIIKRRGRITAKNTVSDYFPVEQEYGYSVFSTVFHVEWNGKKLNIIDCPGSDDFVGAAMTALNVTDTAILLLNGQYGPEVGTQNHFRYTEKLGKPVIFLVNQLDNEKCDYDMVLEQLQSIYGSKVVPVQYPLATGPNFNSLIDVLLMKKYSWGPEGGAPTIEDVPAEEMEKANALHKALVEAAAEHDESLMEKFFEQDSLSEDEMREGIRKGLASRGMFPVFCVCAGKDMGVRRLMEFLGNVVPFVDEMPPVHNTRGEVVKPEADGPASLYFFKTAVEPHIGDVQYFKVMSGKVHEGDDFTNADRGSKERIAQIYACAGSNRIKVEEMVAGDIGCTVKLKDVHTGNTLNGKGAENRFNFIKYPNSKYSRAIKPLNEADTEKMMVALNRMREEDPTWIIDQSKELRQTIIHGQGEFHLRTLKWRLENNEKLQVKFEEPRIPYRETITKAARADYRHKKQSGGAGQFGEVHLIVEPYYEGMPMPDTYRFGGQEFKINVKGSEEIPLEWGGKVVFVNSIVGGSIDARFMPAILKGIMSRMEQGPLTGSYARDVRVIVYDGKMHPVDSNEISFMLAGRNAFSEAFKNAGPKILEPIYDVEVFVPSDKMGDVMGDLQGRRAMIMGMSSEAGYEKLSAKVPLKEMSSYSTALSSLTGGRASFIMKFASYELVPSDVQDKLIKEFEAKQAED
- a CDS encoding glycoside hydrolase family 2 TIM barrel-domain containing protein, whose protein sequence is MNKHFITGLFTVMALTANAQSFNEWRDSEVNAVNRAPMHTNYFAYESVDAASRGVKEQSSNFMTLNGTWKFFWVKDADARPVDFWKQGFNDKGWSNMPVPGVWELNGFGDPIYVNVGYAWRNQFKNNPPQVPVENNHVGSYRREIVVPADWKDKDIVAHFGSVTSNMYLWVNGRYVGYSEDSKLEAEFDLTPYLKPGQKNLIAFQVFRWCDGTYLEDQDFFRYSGVGRNCYLYARDKKRIEDIRVIPDLDADYKDGSLRVTLNLKGSGNVGMELLDATGKQVAAETMHGSGTVVMNVENPHKWTAETPYLYTLRAILQGSGEVIPVKVGFRKIELKDSQILVNGQPVLFKGADRHEMDPDGGYVVSPERMMQDIQIMKQFNLNAVRTCHYPDDNLWYDLCDKYGIYVVAEANVESHGMGYGDKTLAKNPAYKKAHLERNRRNVQRGFNHPSIIFWSLGNEAGYGANFEAAYDWVKAEDPSRAVQYEQAGRKGKTDIFCPMYYSYDACRKYCEDASADKPLIQCEYAHAMGNSEGGFKEYWDLVRKYPKYQGGFIWDFVDQSVRWTGKNGKMIYAYGGDFNRFDASDGNFCDNGLISPDRVPNPHMYEVGRIYQNIWTTPSDLKNGEINVFNEYFFRDLSAYYLEWEVLKGGKVIRTGRVDDLNIAPRQTSKIKLDLGKICQCEEWLLNISYKLKNREGLLPAGHAVAKDQLTLNPYKASAMELKNMEIPNIPVMAPQVQDSDWAYLIVSNDAFRVEISKRSGYLTKYEVDGVDMIKEGEALTPNFWRAPTDNDFGAGLQRRYAAWKKPEMKLISFNHRTENDLVVAEAVYDMPSVSAALSLTYVINNAGAIKVTQKMTTDKNAKISNMFRFGMQMPMPRSFETVEYYGRGPVENYIDRNHAADLGIYRQSVSEQFYSYIRPQENGTKTDIRWWKMLNAAGRGIQVTAGAPFSASALHYTIESLDEGLEKRQWHSPEVEESDLTNFCIDKVQMGLGCEDSWGRIARPEYLLPYGDYEFTFLLSPVKNAIDLE